The genomic segment ATCTCTTGCCGCAGGTTGTTGTTAATTTGCAGCCTGGTTTTTGGCGGCAGCTCATAAACATCGGTATTAAACAGGTAGTTCTGCAAATCTACATCCTTAATCAGCATTTTGGTATGGAACAGATTGGATTGGTATACATTGATATCAATTGCGTCGTAGCGCTGTAAAGTAGCATTATCGATATAGTCCTGTATCGATGCTATTTTGTGGTCCATAAACAGCTTTTTCCCGTCTATATCGCGGGTAAAGCCTCTTACACGGTAATCCATGGTGATAATGTCAGAATCAAAGCTGCCAATCAAATAATCAAGGGTTTTTAGCGGTGTGATTTCACCGCAGGTTGCCACGTCAATATCAACGCGGAAGGTGGCAATGCTGGTGCCGGGGTGAAATTCGGGATAAGTATGCACGGTAACATGGCTTTTGTCTAAGTGGGCAACCACCGTCTCGGGTTCGATACAAGAGGGAATCATACTTTCTTCGGCGATTAAAAAAGTAACACTGGCACCCTGAGGCTCATAATCCTGTTTAGAAACATTCAGTACATGGGCACCAATCATTTCGGTTACACAATATAAAATATTGGTCAAACGCTCTGAATTATACTGTTCATCGATATATGCGATGTAATCCCGCTGTTCGCGTTCGCTTTTAGCATAGCAAATGTCATAGATATTAAAACTAAGCGACTTTGTAAGATTGTTAAAACCGTAAAGCTTTAATTTATTATCCATTGCAAAACAGCCTCTTTCTTTTTCAAAATAATAGTAAAAAAACTCAAGTGAAATAGAGGTATTACTACCACAAATCACTTGAGTTCGTTTTCTACTAATCTGTTTTATTTATTACTGATTAAAAAATCATTTTATTTATTCAATTAGATAGAGATTAGAGTCTATATAGCAAGAATACTTTTACTACTCTTATTGACCGTTTCACAAGTGGGGTGTGTAGAAATACACATGGTTATAAGTAACCAACTTATAAAATTTGAGCTTTTAACTCAATCAATAAGGCAACTAAGTTGCCGATCGGCATTTGACCCGGCTGTCCGTATGGCCTTAATTTCTTTATGCATCTGCTGCACAAAGGAAATGGTCAAAAAATTTGCTTAGTCTAAGAAAAGTATAAACTGAAAGACTCCATTTATCCAATGAAACCGTTTTGAATTTTATACTAAAAATTAATAATTGTCAATAGGTTTTTTAATGCAACTTAAAATTGTAAAATTTTTCTACAATTTTAAATTGTGTCCAACCTTTTTCTAAACTATTTCGGATATTTGACGATATATAATACAAAAGGTCTCATTTTGAAATTGTTGCTCGATACAAGGATTATTCGGTTAGCATCACAGCAGATTTTGCAGATAACAAATTTTATCTATAGCTGATACAGACTTTTTAATAAAGGATGGTGAAACAGATGGATGAGAAACAAAATGCTATGAGCAATACTGCCAAT from the Hydrogenoanaerobacterium saccharovorans genome contains:
- the speD gene encoding adenosylmethionine decarboxylase; this translates as MDNKLKLYGFNNLTKSLSFNIYDICYAKSEREQRDYIAYIDEQYNSERLTNILYCVTEMIGAHVLNVSKQDYEPQGASVTFLIAEESMIPSCIEPETVVAHLDKSHVTVHTYPEFHPGTSIATFRVDIDVATCGEITPLKTLDYLIGSFDSDIITMDYRVRGFTRDIDGKKLFMDHKIASIQDYIDNATLQRYDAIDINVYQSNLFHTKMLIKDVDLQNYLFNTDVYELPPKTRLQINNNLRQEMIEIFSGSNVY